One Scomber scombrus chromosome 23, fScoSco1.1, whole genome shotgun sequence genomic window, catatATTTATTGCATATCTATTCACCCTCGGAGACATCTGATTGACAAGAGCAGTGACACTGTTCTGTTAACACAGTAGTTGGTAAACGCTTCAAGTAAAGGCGTGGACTGCCCGTCCACCTCAAGGTTTAATTATCAGTCTTTACAGCTTGAGCACTTGATGTGGAAGTTAGTACGCTCACAAACTATTTCAGTGGGCTTTTGTCAGAATTGACAATATTTAACGATCTTGCTGACTGTAAATGTTTCAGGGTTTTTTAGTTTTAGAAATTAAACATCCTTTGTAcaatttatttgtaatgtttcagtttgATGTTTCTGGATGAATAATACTTCAAATACAAGAGTTATCtaattgatattttataaatgtgcaTCTGAATTTTTAGCACTCCAGGATGGGTCACATGAAGGAAGGACTGTGTCTTAAATTTCTTCTCAGAACCTCCCAACAAATTGTTGTCTTCATTCTCCTGACACACTTTTGTGAAGGTAAGtaacacacaggcacatttGTTGTGTGAGAAGGTCAGCGATGTAAGGTGGAGACAGATCATATATGGATTTAAAAGTTATTAGTACAATTTTGAATTGGATTCTGTAACGGTTTGGGAGCCTGTGTAATTCTGCCAGGACCGGAGTGATGTGTTCTCTGTGATGAGTGTTAGAGAGGAGCATTGTTGCCGCATTTTTTATTAACTGTCGATTAGTAGGTACACTGATGCATCATTAAGACATGTGAATAGAGAGTTGCAGTAGTCCAGATGGGAGGAAATGAGGGTGTGAATGAGCTATTCAATAATGTTTTTTAGGGGCATTGGTTTAAAGTAGGTAGGTCCAGGACAGAAATCTTTCATCCAGACATCTACAACCCCAGGTTACCTGTGAGAagttagtgaatgcattaatagcacataaatgtaaatgtatatagatggatagagagagggaggaggagaaaggagaaaggagttcagtgcatcatgggagtcccctgGCAGTCTAAACCTATAGCAGCATagactaggagctggtccaggacaagcctcgCTGGctctaactataagctttatcaaaaaggaaagttttaagcctactcttaattgtagagagggtgtctgacccccggaccgaatctggaagatggttccacaggagaacaataattacaataaagTCTTATAGTTCTAAAACTCTTAATTCACGACTGATATCATGATATTTAACCTGACAGAGGTGAATGTTTGTTCTAAGatcagaatttaaaacaaaactactTTTTTCCAGGTCAGTCTCAGCCTGTCATGACAATGGTTGGTGATGACGTTGTATTGCCCTGTCAGCTGGAGCCTCCTGCAGATGTTACGCCAAGGATCCTGGAGTGGTCAAAACCTGACCTGAAACCCAGATTTGTATATGTGTGGCACAATGGTCAGGAACTTGCAGTGGATCAAAACAAGGCCTACAAGGGAAGAACATCGCTGTTCATTGACAAACTGAAGCACGGAGACATTTCACTGAAACTGTCCAAAGTGAAAATCTCTGACGAGGGAAAATACAGATGTTACATTCCAGATCTGGAAAAAGAATATTTTGTTGAGCTTCTTGTTGGTAAGTAAATGGACCAAATTGCACCACATTTAGAACTGAGTAGGATTTGTCAGTTGTGGGTTGTAAAGCTGCTTTGTTTATCGTTACTTCACCTGAATGTTTGATGTAAACTGTGCATAATGATGTATATGCAgggtttgttttcacattcatctgctgaagtaGGATAGTTTCCCtgagctcaccttaaatctgagtttaaggcgTGTAGTTACGAGCATGATTTGTAACATCATGAGCAGTTTGGAGTACATTATGGGCCAGTATTCACCTTCCACTATACCTTGTAATGTGGAAAGTTTCTAATGATGGACCATGTGCCTTTATATGTAACAATCCGCTGATTTCTGTTTGAAATGTCTTCTCTCTCATAATCAGCGGCTGTCTCTTTACCTGGAATTGGCTTAGTGAGGACTGACAGATCCTCCAGCAGAGTGGTGTTACAATGTGAGTCTAAAGGCTGGAATCCACAGCCTGAAGTGTTTTGGCAGGACGGTGAGGgaaacctcctctctgctggacCTACAGAGACAGTCAGAGGTCCTGATGGTCTCTAtactgtcagcagcagagtgactgtGGAGAATAAACACAGTAACAACTTCACCTGTAGAGTCCAACAGAACAACATCAACCAGACCAGAGAGACATACATTATTATTCCAGGTAGAAATTATTTCTAAAATGAAAAGTTTCAGCTTTAAACTGATGGAACACACTGTcttattgttctttcttttattatttcagaTGATTTTTTCATGGCTCCATCCAGTTGTGCTGCTTGTATCACCACCAGCGTGTTGTTTAGCGTCATGTTTATTCTGGCAGTTGCCATTTTTATCTGGAAGTGGAGATACTACAAAACTGGTAATGGACACATTTTCAGTTCTTAAGACCTTAGATTGTGATGATATTAAGAAGCAGTTTATTTCTAAACAGTAATGAAAGCCAACTCATTGATTATTGTCAAACACTGAATATTCTAATGACATTATGTATCCTGGATTTCCAAGATTTACCAAGTAGAGGAAAGTAAAGTTCTGCTCCatgttgactttttctttttattatattacttttttttactatattattatagttttatgtCAGACTTTCACTAAAGGGTTTCTAGAGTATTACAGACTAATCAAGATAATAAATTCCTGTCATTTGAAGGAAATGTTAACTGAATTTCTGTTTGGCTTCAGTGTCTAATGTTGattctgtttttgtacagagattaagaaagaaaatgaagagcAGCTCCAGACAGAGAGCAAGAACATTGAGTATTTGGAGCTTAAACTTAATAAGGAGTTacagcagaaagaagaagaaaagaaaaacgtgGAGCAGCTGATTGATGCACTCGTGGAACAAAAGAAGGAACTGGTGAGCCAAAAGGAGCAAATAACCGTCCAAATGGAGAAGACAGAGGAACTGAAAAAGGAGAataacacaaaggttaatgcaGTGGACGAAGAAATATcagggaaggagggagataaaacagaaaacaaagcaacGGGATACttaaaactaaaagaaatcATCTCAGAGACCAACTGGAACCTGGATGAGAGAAGACAAGAACAACAGGTACTGATATTaaacactgataaaataatGGGGAGGACAGATGTGGAGTTTAAGAGAATGACAGACAAGAAAAAGCAAGTAGAGAACAACATGAAGGAAATTAACAAACAACTGGAGAATATCTacagacaaagagaggagaTTCAGAAGAAACTTGAGTCAGAAGAAAAAGGGTTAGTGTTAGGCTAAGTAGAACAACAAAAccagccattaaaaaaaaaaaaacatacatgagTCCCAGCTGAAAGTTTTCTactattgtgttttaatatttgtttattctcattttattaattttgtaAAACCGTGATGATTgtcttttgcatttttctttgtttggaaATCACAAAATGTTTCCTTTCCATGTAACATACATGTACAATGTGACACCAGGTGGTTTTTGACTTTGTGTTGTCTGTGATAAAATGCTTTCAATAGAGCTCGAAAGATATGACTGTACACCGTTTTTCATCTTCTTCAaggctctttttaaaaatctacatTGGAGTAAAGAGacagcacatacagtaaatatgaatgCATACAGatgcaaaaatgtgaaaaacaacgATTTAAATTGTGTAATTTGATTGTCAATCCAGTTGctaggtgtttttgtttttaattttttttttattaactgaaAAGCTTGTCTCTGTTTTTAATATAGTTTTCCTTCCCTGCTTTTAATGTCGAGTTTTCAGAGTGACATTGGTTGAATGTATTATGTTTGCATGTGATATTGTAGTCTGCTGcagtgtaaataaaaatgaattttgaattttgtcTTCACCATAATTGTCACTGCaagaaatacattacattacatacaaaaCACTATCTTCAAAATGTGTAGGAATactcaaataaatgttttatctgaTTGGCAAATAACCAAACgttttacatacatacatatggcAATCATGTTATAACCCCTCATACAGTTGTGAAAGTTGTAAGCagcactctccaaggtgctgaccccccccccccccccccctcaacaACATGCAGAGTAGTGGAAggctcattctcatttaatctgttatttttgcAATTAATTAATTCGAAAATATATTAAGACTAACCATAAGGACGcatattttttgtaatatattGATGTAAACCCTTATTTCTATTTTGTTCTATGTTTGTGTCCGTCCCTGGCGAGTGTTCGCACATTGTGCACCCGCCTATTAAAATCTTGATAATGCGCCtctaaaataacagtgaaatatgcgccAGTGACTTTAGActaggtttttgtttttcagtggtGCAATcactttcctctgcctcaaaatagcaatGTGCCACCAATGCACcagaccacacctcattttgagagCAACACGCCCATGGCAGCACAGGCCGATGCaggtgcatttgctatttagataACGTGGGCGCAAAGCgagaaaatgaaaactgagTTGGTCTGAGACTAACAAATACACATGCCTCGTGCATGCCATCCGCTGTGCCTAAGAAGCACTTCATGGTGTGGGAGTAACTGACTTTGGTAAAACAAGGCCCAGACTGGATAAAAACTGAGGCTTGATTTCTATGATTTCATCTCTTTAATGAAAAAGTCAATCAGATCAGTTCAGAAATGTGTCAGGTGTTATAAGGAAGCAGGGCTGACATTGAGTCTGATCATAGGTTGCAAAGATTGAATATTAACCAGTCAGTGTTGTTCACGCCAATATAATAAAGTAAGCAGCAGCCTGTAAAACCCAACATCAAATTTAATGTTCTTCCTGGTGTATTTGATTTAATACTTTATTCTAAAGGCCTGCATTAAAAGCTTAATTACACCGGTTCAGTAACAAGT contains:
- the LOC134006224 gene encoding uncharacterized protein LOC134006224, producing MGHMKEGLCLKFLLRTSQQIVVFILLTHFCEGQSQPVMTMVGDDVVLPCQLEPPADVTPRILEWSKPDLKPRFVYVWHNGQELAVDQNKAYKGRTSLFIDKLKHGDISLKLSKVKISDEGKYRCYIPDLEKEYFVELLVAAVSLPGIGLVRTDRSSSRVVLQCESKGWNPQPEVFWQDGEGNLLSAGPTETVRGPDGLYTVSSRVTVENKHSNNFTCRVQQNNINQTRETYIIIPDDFFMAPSSCAACITTSVLFSVMFILAVAIFIWKWRYYKTEIKKENEEQLQTESKNIEYLELKLNKELQQKEEEKKNVEQLIDALVEQKKELVSQKEQITVQMEKTEELKKENNTKVNAVDEEISGKEGDKTENKATGYLKLKEIISETNWNLDERRQEQQVLILNTDKIMGRTDVEFKRMTDKKKQVENNMKEINKQLENIYRQREEIQKKLESEEKGNVPPMHQTTPHFESNTPMAAQADAGQSQPVMTMVGDDVVLPCQLEPPADAAPMILEWSKPDLDPRFVFVWHNNQELVVDQNKAYKGRTSLFIDKLKHGDVSLKLSKVKISDEGKYRCYFPKLNKECFVDLLVGAVSSPVISLVGNDQSSSGVVLQCESKGWNPKPEVFWQDDEGNLLSAEPTEAVRGPDGLYNVSSRVTVENKHSNNFTCRVQQNHIYQTRETYIIIPDDFFMAPSSCAACITTSVLFSVMFILTVAIFVWKWRHYKTEIKMHKKNKNEEQLQTESKNIEDLELKLNKELQQKEEEKKNVEQLIDALVEQKKELVSQKEQITVQMEKTEELYKENNTKVNAVDEEISGKEGDKTENKATGYLKLKEIISGTNWNLDERRQEQQLLIFNTDKIMGRTDVEFKRMTDKKKQVENNMKEINKQLENIFRQREEIQKKLESEEKGLVFG